The genomic segment cagtcattaaacagtcatctgttacaaggcccagaccttaccaacaaacttattggagtgttgtgtaggtttaggcaagaaaggatTGCACTTGtgtgtgatatagaagcaatgtaccatcaagtgaaggtcaacccaaaacacagagacatgttaagattcctttggtgggaaaatggtgaccttaataatgagatagctgaatacaggatgacagctcacctatttggagctacttcatctccaagtgtagccaactttgctcttaagaaagctgcagatgactacgggtgtggatctgatgcagccaagtttgtaagaaacaacttttatgttgataatggtttgaagtcagtagctacaatggatgaagctgtcactcttattcagcaaagcaaagaattatgttacaagggaggttttaaccttcataagttcttgtcaaacaacaaagctgtattagctgcaatttctcctcatgagagagcagatggaattaaaagtttggattttagtaagaatgaaggcacactgcctatagaaagaactttgggagttgagtggtgcatagaatctgacacatttcaattttagaataaagctgaaagacaagccactcaccaggagaggcattctgtcaacagtgagctctatatatgatccattaggtctagtgtcacctctcatactgactggaaagcaaattttacaagaattatgtaagaatgcagttgaatgggataatgaggtgccagattatgtcaaacctaaatggataaagtatctcctgatcatgatggcctagtaagaaaggttaagttcctggtttcagactgtaatctcgacaaccagggaagacacataaaggcaaagaggaccatcatagaggggccaatacatagtctagtattgctgttagaaggtaatgcataataatagaccagagcatccccgccaaggagccagtgtaacaaaacatattatgtgctaatcctagtcttaaggtacatactaatgttaatttaaggtaaattgttacacaatttaggggagccatgttactgtatgtaaagcgtatgtacctcatgtcattattcctcggcatatataagtgaaatgttcaatggttttctatttgcatgaaaacgtgtaatatgtgtaagtatcagtatttaatgctatattaagcaccgaagccgatgctcacttgttggtagtgtggggttaacctgctagtcgcctgcgggcatcactcacggccaagtcgcgctcagacaaagacgggcaggatggtgaccgaggtaaatactttaattttgtagtaaaaactgattgtcatagtgccaagtcaattgcatgtattgttaatgaatattgtaatatgttgaaagtgtttaatatcagtgtataatgttattttgtaagaaattgagaccgagaacttgttcgcagttcttacggtcatgcctacctcatcaataaacgtgtcagggagaactgcctttcctcgactgtctcttgtagacagggtggaatcaaaagcttttcgtctcatcaactcctctcctctaactgactgtcttcagcctctctctcaccgccgcaacgttgcatctctagctgtcttctaccgctattttcatgctaactgctcttctgatcttgctaactgcattcctcccctcctcccgcggccttgctgcacaagactttcttctttctctcacgcaagagttaactaatattctcaatcattcatccctttctctgataaactctggaactccctgcctgcttctgtatttctgtatttccacttcctatgacttgaattccttcaagagggaggtttcaagacacttattcatcaatttttgactactgctttgactcttttatgggactggcatttcagtgggcattttttttattggatttttgttgcccttggccagtgtccttcctacataaaaaaaaaaaaaaggtaaaaatctgcaaaagggaagagagtcagaatgtgctccactttggaagttaaaagaacataagaagataagaaataaaggaagctgcaagaagccagcatacctacacgtggcagtctctgtatgaaatatatatacttatttttaccttttatccccaaccataaatttgtctaatcttctcttgaaactccctaatgactcagcactaataacttgattactgagtccgttccattcatctaccactctgatGGAGAACCAatcccttcttatctctttttaaacctaaatttttcaagcttgaactcgttatttcttgttctattctggTTACTGATCCAAAGAATTTTGCTCATGTCCTTGTTAttgtaacccttataccacctaaagacttctatcagttCCCTTCTTAACcaacgtctctctaaagaatgtatatttaatagcttcaatctcgcttcgtaaggaatacaatactcctcatcccctataTCCTtctagtcattctcctttgtactgattctaatagacctatgtGCTTCCTGTAATCAGAACTGCACAGcttagtctagatgaggtctgaccagcgccaaatataactttaatattacatagggacttctacttttagcactcctgaaaaataatcctaataccctatttgccctgtttctggcctctatgcattgctttcttagacggattTAAGAGTTAACTATAATTCTtaaatctttttcttatcctGAACGTATTAACTTTGAGCAATTAATGcaacatcattatcatatttctgACCATTTTGGAGATACTTCCAACAATGCTGACCTTCTCCTAACCTCTAATATTTCTGCTTAAgctgtcactctgtcttctccgttgggctcctctgatcacaatctaaTATCTGCATCTTAACctatggggagttttcagaactagtggttgtcaccaggtggcagcacagacacaaacttctctcacatacaagcaatatcagatatacatacagtgttattctatttacatgaagatgcaatgggcttatataatatattttctataTAATCCTTATAAGtaataacacaagtaaaatcaaactcttttcatgaacaaatgtatataaattgattttctagtgaatcggcatttagatttaattggtcatcttaagatttccaaattaatacactcttgattggaaacgtcttaatctagacgacagtaaacataaagacatgtctgtgacagtcaaaagtccaaattacatagatctccttagtttatggaaacgccaattaaaaaaaaaataataataaaaattggcaactcgagtgtcctggcgatagtaatggtgtatctctaaccaaaacaaacacctgactcggccgcgctggttgaacttaagaaacacgttgttggacaagaagttgaatgttgctgcggtgcccatctccactacgccctaagcaatggattacggtagctggacactacagcagcagcaggatcgcctgagagatgtttgttttggttctccaTTACTTTGCTTTGTCGCTtgcttcgtgagagggatgctaaaatccccacaaaaaaaaaaaaaaaaaaaaaactggagccatatatcacgatgttactgagtaggttgcGTCATACTATATAATACAGTAtgattttcaattttttttccttgtccaaatcaatagtttttatacttgtaatatgctttatttaagataatgcttgcagtttactcgataatcacacaaattttttttttttttttttttatgtaggaagggcattggccaagggcaagaaaaatctaataaaaaaaatgcccactgagatgccagtcccataaaaaggtcaaagcagtggtcaaaaattgatgaataagtgtcttgaaacctccctcttgaaggaattcaagtcataggaaagtggaaatacagaagcaggcagggagttccagagtttaccagagaaagggatgaatgattgagaatactggttaactcttgcgttagagaggtagacagaataggggtgagagaaagaagaaagtcttgtgcagcgaggccgcggaaggaggggaggcatgcaattagcaagatcagaagagcagttagcatgaaaatagcggtagaagacagctagatatgcaacattgcggcggtgagagagaggctgaagacagtcagttagaggagaggagttgatgagacgaaaaccttttgattccaccctgtctagaagagcagtatgagtggaacccccccaggcatgtgaagcatactccatacatgaacggataaggtccttgtacagagttagcagctgggggggtgagaaaaactggcggagacgtctcagaacacctaatttcatagatgctgttttagctagagatgagatgtgaagtttccagttcagattataagtaaaggacagaccgaggatgttcagtgtagaagaaggggacagttgagtgtcattgaagaagaggggatagttgtctggaaggttgtgtcgagttgatagatggaggaattgagtttttgaggcattgaacaacaccaagtttgctctgtcccaatcagaaattttagaaagatcagaagtcaggtgttctgtggcttccctgcgtgatatgtttaccttctgaagggttggacgtctatgaaaagacgtggaaaagtgcagggtggtatcatcagcgtaggagtggataggacaagaagtttggtttactttagaagatcattaatgaataataagaagagagtgggtgacaggacagaaccctgaggaacaccattgttaatagatttaggagaagaacagtgaccgtctaccagagcagcaatagaacggtcagaaaggaaacttgagatgaagttacagagagaaggatagaaactgtaggagggtagtttggaaatcaaagctttgtgccagactctatcaaaagcttttgatatgtccaaggcaacagcaaaagtttcaccaaaatctctaaaagaggatgaccaagactcagtaaggaaagccagaagatcaccagtagagcggccttgacggaacccatactggcgatcagatagaaggttgttaagtgatagatgtttaagaatcttcctgttgaggatagattcaaaaaccttagataggcaggaaattaaagcaataggacggtagtttgagggattagaacggtcaccatttttaggaacaggttgaatgtaggcaaacttccagcaagaaggaaaggtagatgttgacagacagagctgaaagagtttgactaggcaaggtgcaagcacggaggcacagtttcggagaacaataggagggaccccatcaggtccataagccttgaccacattctctcaatattattcataccggatattgaagagtcgatacatcatttcagtagtatcatgatgatcaatgttcatatgcatctttacgcacctgggatttgctacaacaatattttagctctctttcctacagttacatgagcagcaacgacatctagcagtttagttccgaaaactccccattgttctaattcctcctcaggatcgcccaaagcggaggtgcctttggcgttttgcctctgataaTTAGaggtgacctgaggaggtattatccTAGGCTCCTATCCTACAAATCGTCATAGACAAGTCCGTCAGTCATAGCGAAACAAAATGACATATTTCAGACATAACTCTTTAATAAATTAATATCGTCGTCCATAAATTCGTATTATCAGTCATGAAATGCTATGACAGGATTCACTATGTCTTACCGCTGCTTATGATCGTCAGAAGTCTGTCAATATCATGACAACATGGCCTTAGGTACCATAGCACAATCACcagctgttttcttttataaatataACAATGAACATTAGTAACGATGAGTAAATAATGTCCTTCTTTGAGGCAGTAAagtattattataaatatttgCTGGGAGCAGTATGATCAGTTTTCCTAAATCTTGCCTTGagcagaatgtgtgtgtgggctgTTGGCAGTAATCTTCTCCTATATATCATATTTCTTTTGATTAGATACACAATCTAACTTCCCCGAAAATTGTAATATGAAGTCAAAACAATTTAAATCCAAGGAAATTATGTCAAGAACGTATTTCATTCCATAAACTGGAGACGACCTTCCCGGTGGAGTCCGCCCAGGCAGTGCCCAGGAAGCGCCTGACGATGCCACCATCCAGGATGGCAGGCCTCGTCGTCCATGTGATGGCGTGGTACTCTGCTGTGAAAGGCTCCTTCGCCGACGCAGAGGCACTGTACAACGGACTGCTACACACCATCGAGGGATTCATCGCGACTCCAAGGGGTCTGGCAAGGACCCACATTCCACGCCGCTGGACTTAAGCTACCGACCCTGTGATCCTGAACTGCCAACAGACGCTCGCTGCCTACCAGAGACGTTGGCAGCTCAACTTAGCAGACACAGAGTCACGGGATGCTATGGTTACTGTGGCTCATACCTCACGGATCTGAGGcagcaggagagaaagaagtactGGGTCTCCTTCCTGGACCGGGTGCGCAGGACCCGATCCCTCCGGGAGGTGTGGCACCATGTTAACTGTCCGGGGCAAGCCCAGGTGGCAGGTGTGTGACCCTGATCCTGCTGGCAGGGCATGAGAGCTCGTCCTACAGTGGAAGGAAGCCTCATCCTTCTCTGGCCTTCCTGTGGAACACCAGGAGGCGCTCGACCGGCAAAAACCACAAAGGATGGAGTTGATTCGCCACAGTGTTTCTCTGCCAGATGACACCTGTGTGTCTATTACACATGATGAACTTCTCTCAGCAGTTAAATTGGGCAAGTCAGCAGCCCCTGGCAAGGATGGCGTCACCTACGACATCTTCAGTGCCCTCCTGGAGGTAAAGGTAGACAACCCTGTCTTAGACCTATTTAACATGTCTCTCACTGCAGGAAAGCTTCCCCACTCCTGGAAAACAGCCATTATCATCCCAATCCCCAAAGGTGATGGCACCTTTCGCCCCATTTCTCTCACCAGCTGTCTGTGTAAGATGATGGAACGGGTAACGGAACATGGAATCAAAAGAACTTTATCTCATTCATCAATTCGTTGTCTTCTGCTTACTCTCTCTTCGCCACTaactgctcttgtgatcttactaactgcaagCCTCCCCTCTCCTGCCGCATTGTTGAACAAgactttctgttttctttcactactGTTGGAGATGTAATACGTAAGATACTTTTTCCCAAGAATGGAGTGTCGCCCGAGGCGAGACGCTGTTCAGTTGCTGTGTTATCAAATAACAAAAGATACGTGTGCTGCCGTGCCTCCTTAACCTACCAGCCAAGCATCCTATATGGCACAGTGACTCGCGGACCTGCTGCAGCATCTCATCATGCCACTACCTCGCCGGTCCCCACGCTCGACACCAAGGGCATCAGCGTCAACGGTGCCCCGCAGCCTCATGCTGCTGCTCCAGCAGGCGAAGAAAATTATCACAGACCAACATCAGGCCATCACCACACTCCAAGGGAACATAGCTGCCCTCACCGCCCGTGGCGCCTCGGTACACACCCCGCGGGTGCCTTCCTCAGCCACCCCCGGAAAGTGCGACCTAGAAATGGCGCCAGCGGTCTTCAGGTCGTGGAGACGGTCCATGGAATGCTGGCTCCTTCTCTGCAGATGGTCACAACGGGAGGCAGTCCACCACGTACGACTCCACTGCACACCGGCATTACAGCGCGCCATCGACGCAAATTTCACCCTCGGTGAGTGGGGTGCCCTGACACAAGACGCGGCGTTAGACGCCATAGGTAAGCTAGTGCTTCCCTCCTCGAATAAAGCAGTGCAGTGGGCAGAGTTCTTTGGTTATAGCCAGGGGCAGGACGAGAGTGTGGGGGATTTTTTCGTTCAGTGCGCACAGAAAAGCAGTGACTGCGCGTTTCAGTGTCCCCAGTGCAACCATAACCTCTCTGAGTACCTGCTCCTAAGGAAGTTGATAACAGGCACTGGGGTAAAACGCTGCGTGAAAGAGAAGTacggatgggagaggaaggcaacACGCTGATGgtcaacagtaacaacaacagtcaACAGCCTCTCGCCTCTCCTCCCTGGCACTCGTGTGCGGGTGCAAAACCAAATTTCGAAGGCGTGGGATCGGACCGgcctggtggtggaggggcTAGCGCACAGGCAATACACCGTCAGGCTCGATGGTAGTGGCCGTATCAGTCTCAGGAACCGGAAGCACCTGAGGCCCACCCTCGCCCCCACGCCACCAGTGGCAACGTGCGGAGGCGCGGGCCAGGACGCAAGTCCTCCTCACCCCAAGTCCTCACCCTCGCCAAAACCTGCAACCCCACAGCTACCACACCCCAGGAGACAAGCTAAGCCCCCGAGGTGGCTGGCCgactttaaacacacacacacacacattcagtgaTCACACGTCTCCAGTTTCGTgttttatttctcagtttttgTTTGTCCTTGAGCAGCTGCCTTTAGTTCCTTTGATATATGTCCATCACCCATTTCACATATCAGGTCAATGTGTTAGTAGGTACACATTCATCTTAGGGAGGGGGGGAGATGTTGGAGATGTAATACGTACGATACTTCTCCCAAGTGTGGAGCGTTGCCTGAGGCGGGATGCTGCTCAACTGCTGTGTTATCAAATATAGGAAGAGACGTGTGCTGCCGTGCCTCCTTAACCTACCAGTCAAGCATCCTATAACTACTATTATGTCCACCTtcctaatgcaaaagttaaccagtattctcagccGTTCATTCCTTTaactagtaaactctggaatatcctgcctgcttctgtatttccttctgcctatgactttaactctttcaagggggaggtttcaagacacttctcatagtaatttttgataatgttctgttcccTAGTAACTGGCACTTTCAAAGGacttttctcccatttttcttgttAGAGGCAACAGCCCCTCTTACACACGAaaaaatagcagtagcagcagtagtagtagtcattcgtTTCCTTCGACTCCACCTTGAATACATTTTTTAACTTCTCTAGCCTAAGATTATGCGAGTACTACGATTTTGTTTATACATACTTAAGAATCCGTAAGCGTGTTCGTGCGAGCGCTTGTGCGTCATGACGATGACTGTTGTACAGCTTTGAGGatgcaaaatggaaaaatgtatTCACCTCCCTGATCATAGCTTCctcgcacacgcgcgcgcgtacacacacacacacacacacacacacacacacacacacacacacacacatctgtagaATCAATCTATAAAAGGGattcctctcatcatcatcccATTCTCCTTCATCATAAATGCTTCCTTCAGACAAGGAAAACGTCCCTCCGTGTGGAGAACTTATAAATTAACTTTCTCATCCCTAAGGTCAGCAGTCCACCCACATCGAGTCAGCTCAGTCCTATAGCCACCACCCGCATCTCAAGCCTCAAATATGGGGGATTTCTGCTCCCTTTCTGGACACACAACAATTTGGCAACGTCGAATCCTCTTCCACAACTGAGTGCCTGACCACTCAACTATTTTTAGTAGACTGTGTTTACAAATAGTTAGAACAAATAAAGACGGGGATGACTTTCACTTTCTTTGACTTATGTCTTTGATGTTAATCACACAATTATCCAGAAGCTGTATTTTACCTAATAAAACTgtatgttatcattatcattgttgttgttgttgttgttgttgttgttgctgctgctgctgctgctgctgctgctgctgctgctgctgttgttgttgttgttgttgttgttgttgttgttgttattattatttttttttattaaaatacaCGCACACGCCATGCCTTGTGCATCTagtagttctgtttatttttgCAACCCTTTCATTGCTGCAGCATTGTCTCAGGAGCAACACTGAGGTTGTATTCTACGTAATCACGAGGCAGAGTGATATATATACATAAGCTGTATGTATCTGTTAATTAGTGTCTCTGTCTCTTCGCCCAGCGTATCGTCTTCtgataatatatttcagcatctGACTAACTTTCCTCAGTCTCTTTCATCGCCGCAGTATTGCagctcttgttatcttctaccactattttcacgcaaattgctcttctgattttgctaactgcatgcatcacttcctcccgcggcctcgctgcacaaaacttcctactttctcccgcctattttctttccatttctctaatgtatgagttaagcagtattctcattcatccctttttatgGTAaacttttgtatttctcttttcctgtgacttgaactctttcaagaaggaagtttcaagacacttatccactaaTTTTGAATTATCCTTTTTGACCAGgtggggtgggtggatgggggaAGGGAAATGCCCAAAAATCATCGTCTTAGAATGTACGTATATCATTAAATAACTCCAAGAATAATAGATGGgatggatgataggtggaaataggaagaCATGTTTTGTACATAGGCTGCCACAGGTAGGCATGATGGTTTCTAGCAGCTTACCTTTTGTTCTTATACAACAAATATCTGTCCTTACACACGTGCAAAGTATAATCCTATGTCACCccaatccgttttcttttaattcagcTCTCCTTACATGTTTTGCACCCGTCACCGATACCAACCACACTGACGCTTCTGAGTGATTTGTCACAACACTCCAATCCGCTGACACACTAAAAatgcgggggagggagggggatgcaGTCTGTTAGAAGCAAAAAGAGGGCGTCATGTAAGATAGTTCGGGAACCACTGTTCTAAACGGAGGCCTTTATCCGTTCATATATGGAggtctgcaaaaaaaaaaaaaaaatctcatcaattctctcattcacttccGCAATATTGCACTTGGTactatcttctactgttatATCCATCATTGCTGCACTTCTGGATCTGCTAACTTCATATCTTTGCCCACTTATGCGGCCTCCTGCACATGACATTTAGCCTACTCTCAACATTATTTTGTTCACCTAACCAATttaagagttaatcagtatgtttgctcttccatctcttttgtTA from the Scylla paramamosain isolate STU-SP2022 chromosome 5, ASM3559412v1, whole genome shotgun sequence genome contains:
- the LOC135100930 gene encoding uncharacterized protein LOC135100930; the encoded protein is MAGLVVHVMAWYSAVKGSFADAEALYNGLLHTIEGFIATPRETLAAQLSRHRVTGCYGYCGSYLTDLRQQERKKYWVSFLDRVRRTRSLREVWHHVNCPGQAQVADDTCVSITHDELLSAVKLGKSAAPGKDGVTYDIFSALLEVKVDNPVLDLFNMSLTAGKLPHSWKTAIIIPIPKDDGTGNGTWNQKNFISFINSLSSAYSLFATNCSCDLTNCKPPLSCRIVEQDFLFSFTTVGDVIRKILFPKNGVSPEARRCSVAVLSNNKRYVCCRASLTYQPSILYGTVTRGPAAASHHATTSPVPTLDTKGISVNGAPQPHAAAPAGEENYHRPTSGHHHTPREHSCPHRPWRLGTHPAGAFLSHPRKVRPRNGASGLQVVETVHGMLAPSLQMVTTGGSPPRTTPLHTGITARHRRKFHPRSAVHPHRVSSVL